A stretch of Schistocerca cancellata isolate TAMUIC-IGC-003103 chromosome 3, iqSchCanc2.1, whole genome shotgun sequence DNA encodes these proteins:
- the LOC126176054 gene encoding uncharacterized protein LOC126176054, whose protein sequence is MEGTNSALRRPVWLLLVFLSPALRADVAGSTAATSPSSVATPAAAATVASLLLPRHARQFPHSSVNQIPSGDDTLSAAPSTPRKAINKGCTGAQRFTLTCLKLDVAALVERMSSAKEYQLMPGVSVVRTNGSDGDGAAAEGTTSTPDLVASVARDFPHDSEARVDAYLARRVARYLQTHAISVKLLDADSLEAARQLSHEVFGLPAAEGSQETGRKGGGGLGGKKGGGGQLLLMMMMMKAMMGAGAGGLLFLLAGKALITALLALMLAAIVGLKSLAGGGGGKSVTYEIVSKPVYSHEHTHSSEVQHGHGYGHSSYGRSFSVDPVEAINKSATEYDSTGDSSYVPGGIPYYSSNSDAQPMAYRAYSSIVDNTRGA, encoded by the exons ATGGAAGGTACCAACAGCGCGTTGCGACGACCTGTGTGGTTACTCCTGGTGTTTCTGTCCCCGGCGCTACGTGCCGATGTCGCCGGCAGCACCGCAGCTACCTCTCCGTCCAGCGTGGCGACTCCAGCCGCCGCTGCTACCGTCGCTTCGCTGCTACTCCCCAGACACGCCCGGCAGTTCCCGCACTCGTCCGTCAACCAGATTCCCTCCGGCGATGACACCCTGTCAGCGGCGCCGTCCACTCCCCGCAAGGCTATCAACAAGGGATGCACCGGAGCGCAGCGCTTCACTCTGACGTGCCTCAAGTTGGACGTGGCAGCTCTGGTGGAGCGCATGTCCTCCGCCAAGGAGTACCAGCTGATGCCCGGCGTGTCCGTGGTGCGCACTAACGGATCCGACGGGGACGGCGCGGCAGCTGAGGGCACGACCTCCACCCCAGACCTGGTGGCATCCGTCGCCAGGGACTTCCCGCACGACTCGGAGGCTCGCGTCGACGCCTACCTGGCGCGCCGCGTCGCCCGCTACCTGCAGACGCACGCCATCAGCGTCAAGCTGCTGGACGCCGACAGCCTGGAGGCGGCTCGCCAGCTCAGCCACGAGGTGTTCGGCCTGCCCGCCGCCGAGGGTTCTCAGGAGACAG GGCGCAAGGGAGGTGGCGGCCTGGGCGGCAAGAAGGGCGGCGGCGGccagctgctgctgatgatgatgatgatgaaggcgatgaTGGGCGCGGGCGCGGGCGGCCTGCTCTTCCTGCTGGCGGGCAAGGCGCTCATCACGGCGCTGCTGGCGCTCATGCTGGCCGCCATCGTCGGGCTGAAGAGcctggccggcggcggcggcggcaagtcCGTCACGTACGAGATCGTCAGCAAGCCCGTCTACTCGCACGAGCACACGCACTCCTCCGAGGTGCAGCACGGCCACGGCTACGGCCACTCCTCCTACGGGCGCAGCTTCAGCGTCGACCCCGTCG AGGCGATCAACAAGTCAGCGACGGAGTACGACTCCACTGGCGATTCTTCCTACGTACCAGGCGGGATCCCTTACTACAGTAGCAACTCAGACGCGCAGCCAATGGCGTACAGGGCCTACAGCAGCATCGTGGACAACACCCGTGGGGCATAA